The Desulfomicrobium orale DSM 12838 genome includes a window with the following:
- a CDS encoding Ig-like domain-containing protein: MRINNGVAGVDLQNVKVQLLFFDEDGKEVAFTTAPHSHNNTAYKFFARYAAEDALGFAGNPAQGGLVKGASSADLYWLIIPIPGAGSPGGTLYKVGARLTYSTGGSGDVQEVMVTPDIIRVKPMPELFLEYFLHRDVWAGEPFELGLRVRNTGQGIARRLTVESSQPSIVDNKQHLLINFSMTGSSVNGAPVQPGLKVSMGDVPAGGAAVAAWTMLCSRNGTFEENMAADISHADELGGSVTSLIRDVTTHLLFRQVQIDSPGRDRIPDFLSEENHSWTVYGSDGQDEPVTLLSGATSSPLPGHEGTVHAVSVAAQSNGHGLIRLRDPLGGHLHLVQVVRADGRVLPERNAWIGRTSAGQPELCIFDTDTVQSYTAIYDGNSANAHAPELSLNGTTVSAAGKQLSITVIAADADGDTLRCSITSVPAGATANIQHQNGTMTLSWTPGLHQTGNHTVVFSATDGMHTTALPVTLTVDEAEDRDGDGLPDLWELSTFGALDRDGGGDFDHDGISDAEEYALGTDPRVFDPGPHAPDITFPPDGARLGTLTPEFRLQLIRAEGPCMVDAQILTADSLESVAFATLTPKDGAVSWTAPAPLEEDRRYVFRARLRRAGTGSGWSMVRFRTSSVNAPPIVPLLESPLEGELVPLRPWLRLGPVRDPEGDPVLARFVISADQTRILASSGNMTAEQGAAWQSPVPLEDNGTYWWRAEICDIHGLEQTTAWTAFTVRTGARQPAEPKVSAPETVNAANASLEVRSLPGLTLRAQALLMDSGRLILDASIPADIQGRGRFILSGLPERGLLGWRVRAENGTASSWTSGVMDVRQKPPVAPLPHDPQLGATTGLFRPWLSILAPEGEILHYEFEVYANSTLIASGNSTSPRWLTTTDLPHRVPLAWRARAADSMGPGPFCNHQDFLVNAPGVDAPPTFQWEDDSTLPGAGPFTLAWDNLDADSNITISLFSCPKPDGENATEILAATSFPDGRNKWIWTGANPGLHYIGAHMTDGISTVRSIRPVPVLAGEEKPGPGRPHALDDNRIWRASETVVTGNVIQGKPDGGQADTAGTGTIRVSGLFYRGKKYAAGETVRLESGSFVLAVDGSYTYTPQPGESVLYDADTTVSQSGVNVQAKSFTRPFADRMPFAVQSVSNSSQGLGVKESFTDSRAIDHKFVPRIKNWKPFMEPHGQGLVFDLERPGRRLQLYTASASGLLRTQTDQFVLDFYDEQGSYLHTEDNAGAFHHVPDHKTRGLAISMPERARYLGVRAVPTDEEQATTASPVNFWKIGLHSSSFYVTRLAVRRNAVREEIVYTIADEAENTDNATLRLIPAEP, encoded by the coding sequence ATGCGTATCAACAATGGTGTGGCCGGAGTCGATCTGCAAAACGTCAAGGTGCAACTGCTGTTTTTTGACGAGGACGGTAAAGAAGTAGCCTTCACCACAGCTCCGCACTCACACAACAATACGGCCTACAAATTTTTTGCCCGCTATGCGGCGGAGGATGCTCTCGGCTTCGCAGGCAATCCTGCTCAAGGCGGGTTGGTGAAAGGAGCCAGTTCGGCGGATTTGTACTGGTTGATCATCCCCATTCCCGGAGCAGGCAGTCCAGGAGGCACCCTGTATAAGGTCGGAGCACGACTGACCTATTCCACAGGTGGCAGTGGAGACGTTCAGGAAGTTATGGTTACGCCGGACATTATCCGGGTCAAGCCCATGCCGGAACTCTTCCTCGAATATTTTCTGCATCGTGACGTATGGGCGGGCGAACCCTTCGAACTCGGTCTGCGAGTGCGTAATACCGGCCAGGGCATTGCCCGCAGACTGACAGTGGAATCGTCCCAGCCATCCATTGTGGACAACAAACAACATCTGCTCATCAATTTTTCCATGACCGGCAGCAGCGTGAACGGCGCTCCCGTACAGCCAGGCCTCAAAGTCTCCATGGGCGACGTCCCGGCCGGTGGAGCGGCTGTGGCTGCATGGACCATGTTGTGCTCCCGTAACGGCACATTTGAAGAAAACATGGCCGCAGACATCTCTCATGCCGACGAACTGGGCGGCAGCGTGACCTCGCTCATCCGGGATGTGACCACTCATTTGCTCTTCCGGCAGGTACAAATTGACAGCCCGGGCCGAGACCGAATCCCTGATTTTCTGTCGGAAGAAAACCATTCGTGGACCGTGTACGGTTCGGACGGGCAAGACGAACCCGTCACCCTGCTCTCCGGAGCCACATCTTCGCCGCTGCCCGGCCACGAAGGAACCGTCCATGCCGTATCCGTAGCCGCACAAAGCAACGGGCATGGCCTGATCCGCTTAAGGGATCCGCTGGGTGGACATCTGCATCTGGTGCAAGTGGTACGAGCCGATGGCCGGGTGCTGCCCGAACGTAATGCCTGGATAGGCCGCACAAGCGCGGGGCAGCCGGAATTATGCATTTTCGATACTGATACCGTCCAGTCCTATACGGCCATCTATGACGGAAATTCAGCCAATGCCCATGCTCCGGAGCTGAGCCTGAATGGCACGACTGTCAGTGCGGCGGGCAAACAACTATCCATCACGGTCATCGCCGCAGATGCCGACGGCGATACGTTGCGTTGCTCCATTACATCCGTACCTGCAGGCGCGACGGCGAACATTCAGCATCAAAACGGCACCATGACCCTGAGCTGGACCCCAGGACTGCATCAGACCGGCAACCATACGGTAGTATTCAGCGCCACGGACGGCATGCACACCACCGCTCTGCCCGTGACCCTGACTGTCGACGAGGCCGAGGATCGGGATGGTGACGGCCTGCCGGACCTGTGGGAACTGTCCACCTTCGGTGCTCTGGACCGCGATGGCGGCGGAGATTTCGATCACGACGGCATAAGCGACGCCGAAGAGTACGCTTTGGGGACTGACCCTCGCGTTTTTGATCCGGGTCCTCATGCCCCGGACATAACCTTCCCGCCGGATGGCGCCAGACTGGGCACTCTGACTCCGGAATTCAGGCTGCAGCTGATCCGCGCCGAGGGACCATGTATGGTGGACGCACAGATTCTCACAGCAGACTCTCTGGAATCCGTGGCTTTCGCCACCCTCACCCCAAAGGACGGCGCTGTTTCCTGGACCGCACCTGCACCGCTGGAAGAAGACCGGCGTTATGTTTTCCGCGCCCGCCTGCGACGGGCCGGAACAGGCAGTGGCTGGAGCATGGTCCGCTTCAGGACCAGTTCCGTGAACGCGCCGCCTATCGTGCCCCTGTTGGAAAGCCCTCTGGAAGGAGAACTGGTTCCTCTCCGACCTTGGCTGCGCCTGGGACCGGTCCGAGATCCTGAAGGCGATCCGGTTCTGGCACGCTTTGTCATCAGCGCCGATCAGACGCGCATCCTGGCCTCCTCAGGCAATATGACGGCGGAACAAGGTGCAGCCTGGCAGAGTCCGGTTCCGCTGGAAGACAACGGGACATACTGGTGGCGGGCGGAGATATGCGACATCCACGGGCTGGAACAGACTACAGCCTGGACTGCTTTCACGGTCCGAACAGGCGCCCGGCAGCCTGCCGAACCAAAGGTTTCCGCTCCGGAAACAGTGAATGCCGCGAATGCCAGCCTTGAAGTCAGAAGCCTTCCCGGCCTGACCCTGCGTGCCCAGGCCCTGCTGATGGATTCCGGCCGCCTCATACTGGATGCGTCCATCCCGGCGGACATCCAGGGGCGAGGCAGATTCATACTCTCCGGCCTTCCGGAGCGCGGTCTGCTGGGTTGGAGGGTGCGGGCGGAAAACGGCACAGCCAGTTCCTGGACTTCCGGGGTAATGGATGTACGGCAAAAACCACCCGTCGCGCCGCTGCCCCATGATCCCCAACTCGGGGCCACGACAGGGCTCTTCCGCCCCTGGCTGTCGATACTGGCTCCCGAAGGCGAGATTCTGCACTACGAATTTGAAGTATATGCCAATTCCACATTGATCGCCTCAGGCAATTCGACATCCCCCCGGTGGCTGACGACAACGGATCTGCCCCATCGAGTCCCCCTGGCATGGCGGGCTCGCGCGGCAGACTCCATGGGCCCCGGTCCTTTCTGCAACCATCAGGATTTTCTGGTAAACGCTCCTGGAGTGGATGCTCCTCCCACATTCCAGTGGGAAGACGACTCCACCCTGCCCGGAGCGGGTCCCTTTACTCTGGCCTGGGACAATCTGGACGCGGACTCCAATATCACCATCTCCCTGTTCTCCTGCCCGAAACCGGATGGGGAAAATGCTACTGAGATACTGGCCGCGACGAGTTTTCCCGACGGCAGAAACAAGTGGATCTGGACCGGGGCGAATCCGGGACTTCATTATATCGGAGCACATATGACCGACGGCATCAGCACCGTACGAAGCATCCGCCCGGTTCCGGTTCTGGCAGGCGAAGAAAAACCCGGCCCCGGACGGCCCCATGCTCTGGATGACAACCGTATCTGGCGGGCTTCCGAAACAGTGGTCACGGGTAATGTCATTCAGGGCAAACCCGATGGCGGACAAGCGGATACGGCCGGAACCGGTACCATCCGGGTCAGCGGTCTATTCTATCGGGGCAAGAAGTACGCTGCCGGAGAAACAGTCCGGCTGGAATCCGGCTCCTTCGTACTCGCCGTCGACGGTTCGTACACCTACACCCCGCAACCTGGAGAATCGGTGCTCTATGATGCCGATACCACCGTGTCTCAGAGCGGAGTCAATGTGCAGGCCAAAAGCTTTACCCGACCATTTGCGGACCGAATGCCCTTCGCGGTTCAGAGTGTCAGCAACTCCTCTCAGGGGCTGGGCGTGAAGGAATCCTTCACAGACAGCCGGGCTATCGACCACAAATTTGTACCACGCATTAAGAACTGGAAACCATTCATGGAGCCGCACGGACAGGGGCTGGTTTTCGACCTGGAACGCCCCGGCAGACGCCTGCAACTATATACAGCCTCAGCCTCGGGACTTCTCAGGACACAAACGGATCAGTTTGTCCTCGACTTCTACGATGAACAAGGCTCCTATCTGCATACCGAGGACAATGCCGGGGCCTTCCACCATGTGCCGGATCACAAAACCCGGGGGCTTGCCATCTCCATGCCTGAACGTGCCCGTTACCTGGGCGTGCGGGCGGTACCCACGGACGAGGAGCAGGCCACAACCGCCTCTCCCGTCAATTTCTGGAAGATCGGTCTCCATTCCAGTTCTTTCTATGTAACCAGACTGGCTGTGCGAAGAAATGCAGTCAGAGAAGAAATCGTCTATACCATCGCCGACGAGGCCGAAAATACGGATAACGCCACGCTGCGGCTGATTCCGGCTGAACCGTAG
- a CDS encoding rhodanese-like domain-containing protein, whose amino-acid sequence MFLTAEHAVAEHGPRSVYTLVDFRPSKDFTRLSIPHSLNVPLAALEGMPHLKNRRLILVGTGHSLAEPCETARNLRGQGWRIHILLGGLPAWQDAGGSLTGDPFVLDEYREVSLNTLKADALQIPLALAVVDGLSHKASAVLNTTAVHVFEPRHGESRQEFLHRMDNASMPVCLADANGRFPHRLIRDARQAGLKNFLILRGGMAALSPIFPEPCSPCDERND is encoded by the coding sequence ATGTTTCTGACAGCAGAACATGCTGTGGCCGAGCATGGGCCGCGCTCCGTGTATACACTGGTGGATTTTCGGCCCTCAAAAGATTTCACGCGGCTCAGCATACCCCACTCCCTGAATGTTCCCCTGGCGGCGTTGGAGGGTATGCCGCACCTCAAAAACAGGCGGCTGATTCTGGTAGGCACGGGACACAGTCTGGCCGAACCCTGCGAAACGGCCCGGAACCTACGCGGACAGGGCTGGCGGATTCATATCCTGCTGGGCGGTCTGCCCGCCTGGCAAGACGCGGGCGGCTCTTTGACGGGTGATCCCTTTGTCTTGGATGAATACCGGGAAGTCTCCTTGAATACGCTCAAAGCTGATGCCCTGCAGATCCCTTTGGCGCTGGCCGTCGTGGACGGGCTGTCACACAAGGCAAGTGCAGTCCTGAACACCACTGCGGTTCACGTGTTTGAGCCAAGACACGGGGAATCCCGGCAGGAATTTCTGCACCGCATGGACAATGCCTCCATGCCCGTATGCCTGGCCGATGCCAACGGCCGTTTTCCGCATCGCCTGATTCGCGATGCCCGCCAGGCCGGGCTGAAAAACTTCCTCATCCTGCGCGGTGGTATGGCCGCGCTCAGCCCCATATTTCCCGAACCCTGTTCTCCCTGTGACGAAAGGAATGATTGA